The DNA sequence AGCAAACTTCTGGTTTCAGCACCTCTGTCTTTTTTGTAGCTGCTTTTCTAACCCAGACTGTATGTCTGGATGATACAACGGTAAAATTTGAAATTTGGGATACAGCTGGGCAAGAGCGGTACCACAGTTTAGCACCCATGTACTACAGAGGAGCACAAGCAGCTATAGTGGTATACGACATTACAAACGAGGTAAGTACTGCATTAGGGATGACAAGGGGGATTTGGAAGTTACCAGTCTTGCACTGAtctttacttattttttttctcactgacTTGTATAAATCAGTTCATCATtttgtagaatcatagaatggtttggatgggAAGAACATTGTCTAGTCCAACactcctgtcatgggcagggatgccttcGCTAGACCAGATTGGTCATTTTATACTGCACTGTGTAATGTCAATTTATGTCTCTAAACTTTGCTGGCTAAAGACTGTGTCTAGAGttgggattttgtttgtttttgggtttttggggtttttttgttgttgttgtgttttggtttggttttttttttttttgtttttgtgtgtttgtttcggtttgttggtgttttttttttttgtattaaaaagagggaaaggaagaggaaaaatccTCTTGTAAAAATGTTTCTAACCGACCCTTAAATCAGCTTGTGGAGTTTGAGCCGTTACTCTGATCACATTGCTGGTGGCACCTTTATTTCTGATAGTGCAGccattattttaatattgtaTTTTTGCAAATTTTGATTAAGGATTGGAAAGATAGCACAAGCTATTGAGACCAAAACCTAAGGTtgttagatttatttttatttgaactTAGATGAGATAAGCTTCACTAGTTTAAAATAAACTAAATCTAATAAAATTAGACTTAAAACCCAAAACTctcaaaaacccacaaaaatcaTATACCATAATGAACAGTCCTCAGTAActaaaaagtaattttgaggCCTTTTCAATGTAGCTGTTCATACATTTGAATCTTCCAGAGAAACTGAAattcctgtttttttctcttaaccACTTCTTTCCTTACTCTGTCTACACAAAGATCTTCCTACCTATTTACTTCAGCATTATCCCAGCTAAGCACAGTTGAGAACTAAGGTAGgaatgtttcattttaaaagctCAGTCGGCAATTTGGAGTGTGCCTTTGGACTAAGGTAGCAGCCTTGCATTGGCCTTTCTTGCTTGAAGTGTAGATAACAGAGATGGGGATAGTAGGTGAGTACAAAAGGATGATGAAACTCAGTTGCATCATTTATAATCATTAACAGGAGTCCTTTGCCAGAGCGAAAAATTGGGTCAAAGAACTTCAGCGACAAGCAAGTCCTAACATTGTAATAGCTTTAGCTGGAAACAAAGCTGATCTAGCTAACAAAAGAGCTGTGGATTTCCAGGTATGTACATCATTTTTGTTCATAGAAATTGCATTTTGTTTAAATAGATAGATAGTAAATAAACCTACAGGGAGCTTATATGCATAGCCTAGCTAGTTATTATGGAGGTCATGCTGTTAAATATAAATGTCAACTGAGACTAATTAAATTATACATACTACCGAAAATCCTATTTCTGTACAAGTAATATGGAGGAATAGGCTTTTTGGAATAATTAATTTGACTTTGAggaataattaatttatttgcatATCTTTAATGCTAATTGAGTATCTGTTCTTTGATGTGACCTCTTTCTGTCTTGTTCCCAAAATTACCGGTAACTAGAGTTTCAGTGGATGAGATAGCAGTAACTCAGCGCAAACTGTTCTGTCTGGCTTGTCAGCCAGAGAATTCTGATTACCCTATGATACAAAGCTGATTGATGTGCCTAACATGCTTAGGCTGTACTGTTGAAGCAGTGTTGAAATTTTAATTGAGCTTTTCATGGCATTTCTTTTGGTTTAGTGATTACATCTGTGCTCTCACTGATGTATTTTATCTTCTAGAAAGTTTAATCAAGTCATCAGCAAATAGCCTTTAAACTGAATTAAACTAACTGCAGGTAGTTTTGGTCCATTCATGATTGACTGAATTGAATTAAGATAGTATTTTTTAGTCAGTAATTTACAGTTTTTAATCTGTGTTTGGGGTCACTGTTTGAGATGCAGCTGCATATAGTAATGAATCCTTTTGTAACTATAGAGAGTTGAATTAAAAGGTTAACAGTGGTTTAGGAGTTCTTCTGCcagttttttaattttatactTCTGTGGCAGTTGACAGGTGGCTTTGGTGTTCTATGAAAAATTGTGGTATTTAACAAAAATTTCATACATGACTGCAGTCAATAATGTAATCACATTTAACTACCAAAGTAGACCTATCTGTACTATTTTTTTAGCAATTACAGTCTTAATGTTTTTCAAATGTAGGGAGGATTGCTCCAGTGGATTTGTGGGCTCCTTGTGGGCTTGACAGAACTTTCTCATTGCAAATCAAATATTAGATTTTTAAGTATTATTAATGTGTTGTTTCATATATAATTACATAGATCTTTGCAGGTGTCAATTATAGAGTCATCAATTATTCTTGTCATCATAGGTGTTCTGTAGTTCTGCTTTTTCACAGATTTCTTATTGAATGCAAAGGCAGTTACATAATCATAAGAAGCTGGAGATTCTCAGCTGAATTGACTAATAAGAAGTGGCAAAAATAGTATGGTTCTTAAGAGCAGTGTATCAGATTAAAATTCATACTGAAAAGGGAGGTAACATGGCAAATTACTGATTACTGCTTATTTGCTGTAATTGTGAATTTATATCAGGATAATAAAACTGTTCTGATCCATCTGCCTCAGTGGCTGAAAGATTCAAGATAGTTCACTGACTGCCTCTTTCCAGGGTAATAATGAGACATTTGATGGCACTTTTGAAGCTTATTTATTCTTACTATCACATCTAATGTTCTGCATTGGGGTTATCtctttcataaatattttcatttattatttaGTTTTGCCgtttattatttacatttttccacctgaatattttttaagaTGAGTAGGGATCTTTAAGATTCCACTTATAATTGTTTAAGTGATTGGTGAAATTTTAACCTCTCCATAGCTAGTGCATAAATTTGTCAGATAAGTCTTTCCACAAACTTTCTTTCAAAATGCTGCAGAGATTGCTGCTTTGTAGCAATTAAAAGTACAGTGTGTAATGATTGtatgagttttcttttttttttttcttatgaagTAATGTATCCTTATTTTAACTTTCAGGAAGCACAGGCTTATGCAGATGACAACAGCCTATTGTTCATGGAGACGTCTGCTAAAACATCT is a window from the Passer domesticus isolate bPasDom1 chromosome 1, bPasDom1.hap1, whole genome shotgun sequence genome containing:
- the RAB5A gene encoding ras-related protein Rab-5A, coding for MANRGATRPNGPNAGNKICQFKLVLLGESAVGKSSLVLRFVKGQFHEFQESTIGAAFLTQTVCLDDTTVKFEIWDTAGQERYHSLAPMYYRGAQAAIVVYDITNEESFARAKNWVKELQRQASPNIVIALAGNKADLANKRAVDFQEAQAYADDNSLLFMETSAKTSMNVNEIFMAIAKKLPKNEPQNAGASSARGRGVDLTEPTQPPKSQCCSN